The genomic DNA CCCTCCGCATCGCGCGGCAGGTCCAGCGGCTCCGTCACCTCCACGCGGAAGCGTCCGCCGGGAAGGCGGATGGCGCGCACGCCCCGCACCGGGCAGTCGAAGCGCCGGGCCAGGTTGGCGAGCAGGGGATTGGCCGGGGTCGGGCGCCCGAGGAACTCGATCTGCGGCCCGCGGCTGAAGCGCTGGTCCACCAGCATGGCGACGATGCCGCCGGCCTGCAGCACCTTGGCCAGCTTCGTCGGGGCGGTGATGCCGGCCGGGACCATCTCGCCCATCAGGTCGCGCCGCATGCCGATGATCAGCCGGGCGATCGCCTTGTTGTTCGGCGTCCGGTAGAGCACAGCGGTGTCCAGCCCGTGCTTGCGCGCCGCCACGGCCGGCAGTTCCCAGTTCGCGAGATGCGAGGCGAAGACCACCACGGGCCCGCCGCTCTCGCGCACCTGCTGGAAGCGCGTATAGGTCGCGTCGTCGATCTCGACGCGGCCGCCCGGCCGGCGCTCCTCGGTCAGGTCCCAGATCGCGCCCAGATGCACGTATTCGCAGGCGGTGCGGCCGAGATTGTCCCAGGCCTCCAGCGCCACCTGCTGGTGCCAAGCCTCGTCCCGCTCCGGGAAGGAGGCGCGGATGTTCTCCAGCGCGATGCGATGCTGCTTGAAGAGCGGGCCGAGCTTCCGGGCCACGGCGGCGCCGAAGCGCGGGCCGCGGTCCGGCCCCATGGCGCGCATGGCCGCGAACGCGCCGCGCACCAGCAGGGCCAGTGCCTGGTCGCGCCATTGCAGGGCGCGGAGCTGGGCCTTGCGCCAGCGGTAGCGGAGTTCCGGGGTCACGGTCTCGGCTTTACAGCGTCACCACGATCTTGCCGAAGACCCGGCGGCTTTCCAGCCGGTCCAGCCCCTCGGTGAAGCGCTCCAGCGGGATCACCGTGTCCAGCACCGGGGTCATGCCGCCCGCCATCTTGGCGAGGCCATCGGCCACGTTGCGCATCGAGGCACCGAAGGAGCCGAAGATCCGGAGCTGGCGCTGGAAGATCATCATCAGGTTGGTCTCGGCCGAGACGCCGGAGGTCGAGCCGCAGGTGACCAGCCGCCCGCCCATCCGCAGCGACAGCAGCGAGCCCGCCCAGGTGGAGGCACCGACATGCTCGAACACCACGTCCACGCCCCGCTTGCCCGTGACGCGCCGGGCGACGGTGGGGAAGTTCTGGGTGTTGTAGTTCACCACATGGTCGGCGCCGAGCGCCTTCGCCTTCGCGCATTTCTCGTCGTCACCCGCCGTGGCGATGACGGTGCAGCCGATGGCCTTGGCCTCCTTGATCGCCACCGTGCCGATGCCCGAGCCCGCGGCCTGGATCAGGATCGTCTCGCCCGGCTCCAGCCTCGCATTGTCGAAGAGCATGTGCTCGACGGTGGAGAAGGTGATGGTGGCGCAGGCGGCGTCGTTCGTGGCGACATTCTCCGGCACGCGGATCAGCAGCCGCGCGGGGATGTTCACCAGTTCCTGTGCGAAGCCGTCGAGATGGAAGCCCATCACGCCGCCGACATTCTCGCAGAGGTTGTCGCGCCCCTCGCGGCAGGCCCGGCAATGGCCGCAGGTGAGCGCGCCATAGGGCGCCACGCGGTCCCCCGCCCGCCAGCCCGTCACGCCCTCGCCGGCGGAGACCACCTCGGCCACCGCTTCGGCGCCCGTCACCAGCGGCAGGTTGCGCCTGGCGAAGGCCATGCCGCGCCAGCCCCAGACGTCGATATGGTTCAGCGCCACCGCCAGCGGGCGGATCTGCACCTCCCCCGGGCCGGGCGGCGGGGGCGGGGCGATGTCGTCGATCCGCAGGTCGCGGTCGCCATGCAGGCGCAGGGCGCGCATCAGCGGGCACTCCGATTCACGTTACGCATCAGCGTGGCTCCGCCGAGAGGACGAGGCAGGTGTTCTGCCCGCCGAAACCGAAGGAGTTGGACAGCACATGCGTCACCCGGGCGTCGCGCGCCACGTTCGGCACCACGTCCAGGGTGATGCTCGGATCGGGCTCGTCGTGGTTGATGGTGGGCGGCAGGCGGCCGTCGCGGATGGTGAGCAGCGAAAACACCGCCTCCAGCGCCCCGGCGGCCGAGAGGGTATGGCCGATCATCGACTTGTTGGAGGAGATGGGCGGCGCGTCCTCGCCGAAGACGGCGCGCATGCCGAGATTCTCCATCTTGTCGTTCTCGGGCGTGCCGGTGCCGTGCGCGTTGACGTAGGAGATGTCCTCAGGCTTCAGCCCGGCATCGGACAGCGCCACGCGCATGGCGCCGATCACCGCGTTGCCGTCCGGGTTGGAGCGGGTGCGGTGGAAGCTGTCGGCCCGCTCGCCGCAACCGGAAACGAGGCCGAGGATACGGGCGCCGCGCGCCACGGCGCTGTCATAGTCCTCCAGCACCAGCGCCGCCGCGCCCTCGCTCATCACGAAGCCCGCACGGTTCTTCTCGAAGGGGCGGGAGGCCTTCTCCGGTTCCTCGTTGCGGGTGGACAGGGCCGAGAGCAGCGAGAAGCGGATCAGCGATTCCGGCTGCACCGTGCCATCCGCGCCCACCGCGATGCAGGCCGTGGCCTCGCCGCGCTGGATGGCCTCCACGCCGAGCTGGATCGAGGAGGCGCCGGTGGCACAGGCGGTGGTGATGGCCACCGGGGCGCCGCGCGTGCCGAAGCGCTCGGCCAGGCGCTCGCCGATGCCGCCATAGAGGATGCGCTCGTGGATCTCCGGGTGGCCGATCGCCGCACGGGTCATCGCGGCATAGCCGGGGCCGGCCTCGCGGGCGAGGGTGAAGCGTTCCGGCCATTCCATCTCCACCGGCGGCATGCCGAGGAAGAGCGGGCCGGGAAAGCTGCCCGGCTGGCCCAGCGCGGCCATCTCCAGCGCCTCCTGCACGGCGATCGCGGCGATGCGCTCCACGCGGACGGGGGTGGAATAGGGCTCGTGCCCGGCTTCCTCCGGCAGGTCCACCGTGCCGGCGATGCTGGTCCGCAGGTGCTCGGTGGGGAAGCGGGTGATCCGGCGCAGGCCCGAACGGCCGGCCAGCAGCGCGGACCAGCTTTCCGCCACGCCGAAGCCCAGCGGGGTGACGGCGCCGATGCCGGTGACGGCGACCATGGGCCGCCCGAGATGGTCCTGCATGCCGCTCACGCCTTCGCTTTCGACAGGCTGGCCAGGGCCTCGCCGCGCCACTGGCCGAAGCCGGTGACGAGGATCCGCCGGGGCGCCGCGGCCTCGGCCGTTTCCGGGTCCGCCGGGTCGATCGGCGGATAGAAGCCGTCGCGCGACAGCGCCAGCGCCGCCAGGGCGGTGTTCACCATGAAGGCGCCTTCCAGCCCATGCCCGATCAGGCTGCCGGTCCGGCGCGGCACCACCCGCTCCCCGCCCTCGCCGAGCGAGGCCAGGAAGCGCTCCTCCTCGGCCCAGGCGGCGGGGGCGCCGGAGGCGCCGGAGATCACCGCGCGGGCCGGGCCGCCCACCAGCGGCAGCAGCGCCGTGGCCGATGCGGCGGACTGGCCCGGGGTGGAGCGGCGGGCGGAATCCGTGGCCACGGCATCGAGCCGGGCCAGCGCCCTGGCGCCGCGCGCGCGGGCATGGTCGGCGGCTTCCAGCACGAGATAGGCGGCCATGGAGCCCAGCACCATGCCGCCGCCCTCGCGCTCGGACAGGGGGCGGAACCCGCCCTGCCAGAGGCCGCTGCGGGCATAGAGGATCAGCATGTCCCAGCGCGAGGCGGCGAAGCCGCCGCCGACCAGGGCGATCTCGCCGCGCCCTTCGCTGATCCGCGCCCGGGCGATGCGCAGCGCGTCGGCCGCGGCCACCTCCTCCCCCATCAGGGTGCGGGAGGAACCGGTGACGCCGTGCACGATGGAGATGTTGCCGGCCACGAGGTTGGAGAGCTGCGCCAGGAACAGCGTCGGCCGCAGGCCGGTGGCCAGCATCTCGTTCAGCCGGGCGCCCCCGTCATTGCTCTGGGCCAAGCTTTGGGCCAGTTCCGCGGTGATCTGCTCGTCCAGCGCCACGTCGCGCTCGCCGCCGCCGGCGGCCACCACCAGATGCGTCTCGCCCACCAGGTCGCGCGCCCCGGCATCGTCCAGCGCGAGGCCGGCGGCATAGGTGTTGAGGCGCTGCCAGGGCTCCATCTGCCGCTGGTCGCCCCGCTTGGGGATCTGCCGGTCGAGGTCCAGGGCGGGAAGGGGATGCACCATCCAGGGCGCGAAGCCCGTCTCGTCCAGCACCGGGCGGCGGTCCGGCGCGTGCAGCGCTTCCCAGTGCGTGTCGCTTCCCTCGCCCAGCGAGGTGACGAGGCCGATGCCGGTGATGACGACGTCGCGCTGACGCATCAGCTGGTGGCTCCCTGAGCGGAGGGCTGGGCGGCCAGGATCTCGTTCAGCCCGATATCGGCGGCGCGCTCGCGCATCGCCCTCTCCAGATCCGGCGCGGGGAAGGGCATGATGCGCAGCATGATCTCCGCGTCGCAGAGGCGCTTGCCGCCGCTCTCGATGCGCGCCGCGGTCACGGCATAGCCGGAGCCGTCATGCGCGATCCGGGCGGTGACATCGAGCCGCGCGCCCGGCCCGACGAAGGAGCGGAACTTCGCCTCCTTCACCGAGGACAGGAAGGGCATGGCCGAGAGGCCGTTGCGCGCCAGCAGCAGCCAGCCCGCGGCCTGGGCCATGGTTTCCACCAGCAGCACGCCCGGCACCAGCGGATGGCCGGGGAAATGCCCCTCGAAGACCGGCGAGGCGTCCGGCACGGTGCTTTCCACCGCGATGGCGTCGCCATCGAAGGACCGCACCCGGTCCACCATCATGAAGTATTCCAGGCGCACCGGCGTCCTCCGTCTCTGGCCGTCCTGTCCGGCGGTGCCGGGAGGCTTGGGCGTCAGGCGCCCTTGGCCGCCACCAGTTCCTCGACCCGGGTGGCGAGGTTCTTCATGACGA from Roseomonas gilardii includes the following:
- a CDS encoding zinc-binding dehydrogenase → MRALRLHGDRDLRIDDIAPPPPPGPGEVQIRPLAVALNHIDVWGWRGMAFARRNLPLVTGAEAVAEVVSAGEGVTGWRAGDRVAPYGALTCGHCRACREGRDNLCENVGGVMGFHLDGFAQELVNIPARLLIRVPENVATNDAACATITFSTVEHMLFDNARLEPGETILIQAAGSGIGTVAIKEAKAIGCTVIATAGDDEKCAKAKALGADHVVNYNTQNFPTVARRVTGKRGVDVVFEHVGASTWAGSLLSLRMGGRLVTCGSTSGVSAETNLMMIFQRQLRIFGSFGASMRNVADGLAKMAGGMTPVLDTVIPLERFTEGLDRLESRRVFGKIVVTL
- a CDS encoding lipid A biosynthesis lauroyl acyltransferase, giving the protein MTPELRYRWRKAQLRALQWRDQALALLVRGAFAAMRAMGPDRGPRFGAAVARKLGPLFKQHRIALENIRASFPERDEAWHQQVALEAWDNLGRTACEYVHLGAIWDLTEERRPGGRVEIDDATYTRFQQVRESGGPVVVFASHLANWELPAVAARKHGLDTAVLYRTPNNKAIARLIIGMRRDLMGEMVPAGITAPTKLAKVLQAGGIVAMLVDQRFSRGPQIEFLGRPTPANPLLANLARRFDCPVRGVRAIRLPGGRFRVEVTEPLDLPRDAEGRIDVDGATQAMNDVIAGWVREHPGQWLWMHRRWR
- a CDS encoding 3-hydroxyacyl-ACP dehydratase FabZ family protein, yielding MRLEYFMMVDRVRSFDGDAIAVESTVPDASPVFEGHFPGHPLVPGVLLVETMAQAAGWLLLARNGLSAMPFLSSVKEAKFRSFVGPGARLDVTARIAHDGSGYAVTAARIESGGKRLCDAEIMLRIMPFPAPDLERAMRERAADIGLNEILAAQPSAQGATS
- a CDS encoding beta-ketoacyl-ACP synthase — encoded protein: MRQRDVVITGIGLVTSLGEGSDTHWEALHAPDRRPVLDETGFAPWMVHPLPALDLDRQIPKRGDQRQMEPWQRLNTYAAGLALDDAGARDLVGETHLVVAAGGGERDVALDEQITAELAQSLAQSNDGGARLNEMLATGLRPTLFLAQLSNLVAGNISIVHGVTGSSRTLMGEEVAAADALRIARARISEGRGEIALVGGGFAASRWDMLILYARSGLWQGGFRPLSEREGGGMVLGSMAAYLVLEAADHARARGARALARLDAVATDSARRSTPGQSAASATALLPLVGGPARAVISGASGAPAAWAEEERFLASLGEGGERVVPRRTGSLIGHGLEGAFMVNTALAALALSRDGFYPPIDPADPETAEAAAPRRILVTGFGQWRGEALASLSKAKA
- a CDS encoding beta-ketoacyl-ACP synthase; translated protein: MQDHLGRPMVAVTGIGAVTPLGFGVAESWSALLAGRSGLRRITRFPTEHLRTSIAGTVDLPEEAGHEPYSTPVRVERIAAIAVQEALEMAALGQPGSFPGPLFLGMPPVEMEWPERFTLAREAGPGYAAMTRAAIGHPEIHERILYGGIGERLAERFGTRGAPVAITTACATGASSIQLGVEAIQRGEATACIAVGADGTVQPESLIRFSLLSALSTRNEEPEKASRPFEKNRAGFVMSEGAAALVLEDYDSAVARGARILGLVSGCGERADSFHRTRSNPDGNAVIGAMRVALSDAGLKPEDISYVNAHGTGTPENDKMENLGMRAVFGEDAPPISSNKSMIGHTLSAAGALEAVFSLLTIRDGRLPPTINHDEPDPSITLDVVPNVARDARVTHVLSNSFGFGGQNTCLVLSAEPR